AACGTCAAACATCCAAGTGCTGCGCATATGCAGGTGAAGCTTATGCATCCTTCTTGTCGCGAATAAATTGGCTCATATGCAAGACCTCGAGCCTCTGCTCCATGTTATGCCTCGGACAATCTTCAATACTGTGGGACAATGCCTCTTTCACTTCCATGATCACTCAACATTGCGATGATGCGCGGAAAGCGAGGCTCTGTCCAACGTTGCTTGGCGACTACCGTAAGTGGCCTCATGGTTGCAGCGGGCGGAAAAACTCCCCATGTCGAGGTTTTGAACGTTGACAACTGTCCATCACGGAGTCCTTGTCCGTTGAGATGATCCCTGGGAAGGGCGATCATCAGCAGTGGACACCAAGCTTTGGGGGACACCACGGAACGGCGCCTAGGACACGCGATGAGAGGAGCCACAAGCGCGTGCGGCGAGCAAAAGCTGTTCCTGCGTGCAAACAAGGTGCTGATGTTGTCTTTGACTTGCAGCGACGGGCCTGAGGCTGGGAAGAATGAGGCCTGTGTTGTTCAGGAGTTGCTGACGCAGGCCGATGGCGCGCTGGTGGTCTCATGTCCCAGGCCCGCTCGCAGCGGCGATTGGGCGAGTGAGAGTGCGGCCACAAAGGGTCCCGGCGATGCTTGGCGTGATTCCGCTTTGTGTCCCGCATCCGTCTTCGTCTGGTCAGCTCTGTCTCTCTCGCGCGTTGACTACTGTCCTGTACCCTCCCACGCCGTGCTGTGGTGTCCTTTGCTGCTCTCGCTCCCTCCTTCTGCTTGCGCTCCGCTTGTCTGTTCTCCTGCGCCTGCATTCGTTCGGTCGCCGTCGCATGCCCCCCGACTCCGCCGCCATATTTTGTTTGAGCAGCACTCTACGCACCCACACGGCCGAGCCAGGATCAGCCGCCAACACGAACTCGCACCCCCGTCTCTGGCAGAACTGCTGACGCGCAAAGAGTGCCCAACCATACTCCCGACGCCCTTTACTCGGCAGGCCAGCAGACTCCACCTCCAGCGCTGCCTCTCGCTCCACCGCATATGCTGCTCCACGCGCTGCTCGTGCAATAGTGTGCTCGTCGAATACCTTTGAGGTCTGCAGGACAGCAGGTCACTTCGACTCTCtaaagcagcagcttcatccGCGGTGAAGAAAACAAAGCCCGGCCACCATCAAATTTACCATCGCACACCGATACGGCCCGTCCGCgacgcaccaccaccatatATACATCTTATCCGTGTACCACTTCCACCATGTCGAACATCATCGGCAACCGCAACAGCACTCCCGAgacctcgtcctcctccctcGGCGGCTCTACCCTTCGCCCACCACGCACTCTCCAGACCGCAGGACACCACCTGCGTGCCTCCGCCGACATGGGCGCCTTCTCCGCGACATCGCCACTCGCTACCAGAGGCATCCGGCCTGCCTCGGAAGTATATTACAACCAGTTCAACCAGGGCGGCAGCTCCGCCAACCCAGACGAAGTTGCTGAAAAAGCGGCTCAGCAGTGGATTGCAGATATCGATCAGTATGAGACAACGCTCGAGGAGATGGCTGCTGCCACCCTCGATCAAGACTTCAAGGACGAGCTGAGTGCTATCGAGCAGTGGTTCCGTGTGCTTAGCGAGCCTGAGCGCACGGCAGCTCTATATGCCTTGCTCCAACAAACTACACAGGTGCAGATCCGCTTTTTCATCCAGGTCTTGCAGCAGATGGCCAAGAGTCATCCTATGTCCGGCGTCCTGTCGCCTGCCGCATTCAACGAGAAGGATCCAATGTCGTCGAGGATGAACGATGCTATGAATAAGCTTAATGTTGAGGGTTCACGCGGATCTTTCGGATTTGGCAGCAAGCCACCTCCTTCGCCAGGCGCTAAGCGCATGTCTGGCCTTGATCCTAACACGATCAAGTCTATGTTTCCGGATGCTGCGAATGCTATTGAGGACCAGAAGGCAGAATTCCAGAAGACGACGGGCAGTGCCCCAAAGAGCAACAGGAACAGTGCGGTCGGAGACCGATCTTCTCAGTATATGCCAACCATCTCAGCGCCAGAAgaggagagcaagaagaacggcACATCAGGCATTCCATCAGGTCCGTGGAGAAACACAAGTGGCTCGCAAGGCGAGAATCAGCCTCCTATCGGTAGGCCGAAGTCCTCCTCgagccaacagcagcagccacagcaaAGTGGTCAGACCCCAATGGGACAGTTTGGAGTGAGCCAAGCGCCACCACCATCCGCAGGTCTGCGTTCTGGTAGGGCGTTCCCCATCTCTGGTGATAACAACATTCAGTCTCAGACTGCTAGCCAGCTCGGACACACTGCCGATGGTATGCCAATTCTCTCGCCATATGCCCCTGGCGCAAGCTGGGCGTCCATGACCAACACTCCTATGGTTTCCAACTTTAGCCATCAGCAAAGTGCGAACCAAGCCGACATGGTCGCCAACGCCACTGCTATGAAGCTTGCCGCCTTGTCTACTGTCAACAACCGCCTGCAGCTTGATGATCCGCGCAAGTACCGCCGCGCCAGGTCTTCCGAGGGACAGAATGGACAGATGCCACTGTCGCCTGGTCTCCAAGGGGGCCAAGTGCCTGCATCGATCATGATGAGCAGCGACATGGGCCAGTCTCTGACTCCACAACAGGCTGCTGCTTTGCAACAACACCAGATCAACACTATCCTGCAGAACCAGCGCTCGCGCCCATCGTCTCCTGGCATCGCCATTACTGGCCCACACGGAGCCAACGCGGGCATGAACATGGCTGGCTTGCAGAGCAACGGCTTCCTTGCAGCTTACGATAACGGCATGGGCCAGCTTAACGCCAACATGGCTGGCATGAACCTGGGTAACTTTGCCATGGGCAATTTTGGCAATGAAGGCTATCTGTCTGATGCCAGCGAGATCAACCGAGGACGATCTCCGCGAGGTCGACGTGGTAGCTCGAAGCCACCGGAGGATCCCACCGATCTTGCACTGCTGCGCGACATTCCAAACTGGCTTCGCACACTCCGACTCCACAAGTATACTGATAACCTTAAGGATATGAACTGGCAGGATCTGGTGAAGTTGGATGAGGAGGgtctggagaagaagggtgtTGCGGCCAAGGGTGCACGCACGAAGCTTCTCAAGGTGTGTAGACCCACATTCGTTTCTGTGCGACATTACTGACATCTTTCTCTCAGGTCTTTGAACAggtgcagcaggcgcagcaaGAAGGCCGACTGTAGAACAGTTCGCGTGCAATTCGAGCATCTTGCTGGCGTGCGACGTCACCCTACGCGATGAGGCTGAGTCCCATCTACCGGCGCCAACCACTGGTCTAGACGACGAGTGACTGGGCAGTGAAGAAGCGCGATCGAGAGTTCGTCTGCAAGAGTGATCCGCCGCATTGGGTCATCGTCAGGTGTGTACGCAGGGGCATTCTGCTGTTAGAGTGCGATTTGGAGTGCCGTGGAGCTCAACTACTTCTAGCGTTGTGTTACTACGGACTACTAATGATGAGGGAAACGGCAACGGAAAATTTGGAGTCTGCATGGCGCGGTAGAGGAGTTTGCTTCTTTCACGCTTTCTTCGCATGCGAAACGAGGGATGGAAAAGAAGAAATGTCGGTAATAGGATCTATTCTGCGAGAGACTCGTTGACTCTGGCAGGCACCTCCAAAAGAAATACTGTACTGTACGTTCTGCACTTGCATTTGTTCGCCTCTCATGCTGTTTTCCCTCATTTCTTGGGATCGTCTCCGTCCGTCGCGTGGCGTTTCTGCGACGTCTCGCAGCGGAGACGGTGAGTACTACCAATACCACTGAGTACTTCGCGCTGACTTGAAACTTAGTGTACCTGACACGCCAAGCTTTGCCTGTTTTGCACCTGGCTAAGCGCCAGGTCCAATCAACGTTCACTAGCGCCACACGCTCGAACTTCAGATCCACTTTCGCATCGCGTGAATTGAACAATGCGAGTGGACGACAATGAAAACCGTGAATGGTGCTCATTCATTGTCGTTTCCCTCTGCTCTTCCTTTCTgcctctctctcttattGTATGCATCCTTTCATTCTTTCTTTGAGCTGTTCACTATTGTCAGCTTTGGCATTGTGAATAGCTCTATTGTGAGGCCATTTTATATTCTTGCATTCGCTCCTTCCACTTCCTTCGTTGAATTGCGTTCAAGTTCACGATCACGACCCTTTTTAACGAAGCAGAGCTATCAAGAAAACTGTTTGACACAGAAACGAACGATCATTCGAACGACTGAACGACGACAATTCCAACCACACAACCAAAGCCTTTGGTCACAATGCTTTCCCACACTCTCTTGTTGGCGCTGGTCGCCACCATCAAAGGCTCGTCGGCTGCAGCGCTTCTCCCGCGACATGCCAACGACACTCCCTCCTCCAGCACCCCATCCTCTGGACAGCCTTACACACTCATTTCGGAGTACACCAATACCTCTTTCTTCGACCATTTCACGGCCTTCTCTGGTCCAGACCCTACGAATGGTCACGTGCAATACCAAACTCTCCAATCCGCCGCCGAACAGAATCTCGTTGGTTATATCTACAACGCCACTTCCGGTGAACGAACAGCCTACCTTGGAGTTGATTCCAAGAACGTTGCTCCCGAGGGACGCAAAAGTGTCCGCATAACCAGCAAGGAAACTTTCGACGCTGGTAGCATGGTCGTCATCGATGTGCGACACGCACCGAGCCAATACGGTGCTTGGCCAGCAATTTGGATGTTGGGAACTGGAGAGCAAGACTGGCCTGCGAACGGCGAGAGTGATATCTTGGAGTACGTCTCCAAGGATGACTTCAACGCTATGACACTGCACACAAGCTCAGGATGTGTCGTGGATAACATCACCACATCTGCTGCTCCCAGCAACAGCTCAAGCTACGGCGCCAAGAACGAGAAGCAAGCAGGCTCAATGCAACAGCAAGGCCTCCTGACCACTTCCGACTGCAACACCGGCAAAGGCGCCACAGGCTGCAGCGTCAAAGCCTACAACCAAAACACAATC
This genomic interval from Cercospora beticola chromosome 7, complete sequence contains the following:
- a CDS encoding uncharacterized protein (CAZy:GH16) — protein: MLSHTLLLALVATIKGSSAAALLPRHANDTPSSSTPSSGQPYTLISEYTNTSFFDHFTAFSGPDPTNGHVQYQTLQSAAEQNLVGYIYNATSGERTAYLGVDSKNVAPEGRKSVRITSKETFDAGSMVVIDVRHAPSQYGAWPAIWMLGTGEQDWPANGESDILEYVSKDDFNAMTLHTSSGCVVDNITTSAAPSNSSSYGAKNEKQAGSMQQQGLLTTSDCNTGKGATGCSVKAYNQNTIPLVSKRDSNTATFSTAGPDFNTQGGSVYVHDWQPDGITIWSFPRNNLPADLLDTKPDPSTWTQTPLARFKGSGCNFDQAFKKMQLIINITFCGDWAGKVWESSGAKEKTGYETCNEYVEKNPEVFEDAYFEIGGVWVYSNNGQSAGEGPRYD